Proteins encoded within one genomic window of Macrotis lagotis isolate mMagLag1 chromosome 3, bilby.v1.9.chrom.fasta, whole genome shotgun sequence:
- the LOC141516911 gene encoding olfactory receptor 10AG1-like — MAGENYTRMVEFILIGFSDVPKLQGFLFTIFLIMYVNILIGNGLIIAITKTDPALQTPMYFFLGNFSFLEICYTSVILPKLLTNLWSHNKNITLLACAVQLFSFLILATTECFLLSVMAYDRYVAICKPLNYPVIMNHKFCVQLVVASWISGIPVQIGQTYRIFSLSFCGSNIINHLFCDIPPLLKIACGDTSMTELSVYIVAVLFAMVSFVLIIWSYIKIITQILKLPSATGRYKAFSTCFSHVTVVSLFYGSIGIMYLRPKASHSEATDKVLSLFYTIVTPMFNPLIYSLRNKEVIAALRKLLLK, encoded by the coding sequence ATGGCAGGGGAAAATTATACCCGCATGGTGGAATTCATACTTATAGGATTTTCTGATGTTCCTAAACTCCAAGGGTTTctgtttacaatttttttaatcatgtacGTGAATATCCTGATTGGAAATGGTCTCATCATCGCAATAACCAAGACTGATCCAGCGCTACAAACacccatgtattttttccttggAAACTTTTCCTTTTTGGAAATCTGTTACACATCAGTCATCCTCCCTAAACTTTTAACTAACTTGTGGTCTCataataaaaacattactttGCTGGCTTGTGCTGTAcaacttttctcctttctcattctaGCTACCACAGAATGCTTCCTCTTGTCTGTAATGGCCTATGATCGCTATGTGGCAATTTGTAAGCCACTGAACTATCCTGTCATCATGAATCACAAATTTTGCGTGCAACTGGTGGTTGCCTCTTGGATCAGTGGGATTCCAGTTCAAATAGGCCAGACATATCGGATTTTCTCTTTGTCCTTCTGTGGTTCAAACATAATAAATCATCTTTTCTGTGACATCCCCCCATTACTGAAGATAGCCTGTGGAGACACTTCCATGACTGAACTTTCTGTCTATATTGTGGCTGTGCTATTTGCCATGGTTTCCTTTGTGTTGATCATATGGTCCTATATTAAAATCATTACCCAAATTCTGAAGCTACCGTCAGCCACAGGTAGATATAAAGCATTTTCCACTTGCTTTTCTCATGTTACAGTTGTGAGTTTATTCTATGGATCTATTGGCATTATGTATTTAAGACCCAAAGCTAGCCACTCAGAAGCAACTGACAaagtcctttctcttttctacaCCATTGTAACCCCAATGTTTAATCCTCTGATATATAGTTTAAGGAATAAGGAAGTCATTGCTGCactaagaaaattattattaaaataa
- the LOC141516912 gene encoding olfactory receptor 10AG1-like translates to MTERNISMVVEFILLGFSELPSLQGFLFGIFLFIYTSILVGNGLIIVITKVTAALQTPMYFFLGNFSFLEICYTSVTIPRMLSDLWTQKKNISLPACAVQLGFLLSLGGSESFFLAVMAYDRYVAICKPLYYPLIMNPPKCLQLVSGAWIIGIPIQVAQTCQLFSLSFCGSNKLNHVFCDIPPLLKLACGDTSLNELSVYGGATIFVTFPALLILWSYSKIIKTILKLPSAMGRRKAFSTCSSHLIVVGLFYGSGFIAYFRPKSSHSPEVDKVLALFYTIVTPLFNPLIYTLRNRDVIIAIKQLVSK, encoded by the coding sequence atgacagaaagaaaTATCAGCATGGTGGTGGAATTCATTCTACTGGGATTTTCTGAGCTTCCAAGCCTCCAAGGGTTtctctttgggattttcttattCATCTATACAAGTATACTGGTAGGAAATGGCCTCATCATTGTCATTACCAAAGTTACTGCTGCTCTTCAAACCCCCATGTACTTTTTTCTTGGaaacttttctttcttggaaATTTGCTACACATCAGTGACTATTCCAAGAATGCTGTCAGATCTCTGgacacagaagaaaaatatttctttaccaGCTTGTGCTGTACAACTTGGTTTTCTCCTTAGTCTAGGAGGTTCTGAGAGTTTCTTCCTGGCTGTGATGGCCTATGATCGTTATGTTGCTATCTGTAAGCCACTCTACTATCCTCTCATCATGAACCCCCCAAAGTGTCTTCAGTTGGTTTCTGGTGCCTGGATAATTGGAATTCCAATTCAGGTAGCACAAACATGCCAGctattctctttgtctttctgtggGTCTAATAAACTCAACCATGTTTTCTGTGATATTCCCCCATTACTGAAATTGGCCTGTGGGGATACCTCTTTAAATGAACTATCTGTCTATGGTGGTGCTACAATCTTTGTCACATTTCCTGCTCTGTTGATACTCTGGTCCTACAGCAAAATCATCAAAACCATTTTGAAATTGCCGTCTGCCATGGGGAGACGCAAAGCCTTCTCGACATGTTCTTCTCATCTGATAGTTGTAGGCTTATTCTATGGGTCTGGCTTTATTGCATATTTTAGACCCAAGTCCAGCCACTCACCAGAAGTAGACAAAGTTCTCGCCCTTTTTTATACTATTGTGACCCCACTCTTTAATCCTTTAATATACACTCTGAGGAACAGGGATGTCATTATAGCAATAAAACAACTAGTGTCTAAGTGA